CTCCCATCTTTGAACAACAAGTCTTTGAGAGAATGGCGCAATTCTGGCGAGTTGTCTGTCAACAATCGCTTCGCGACGTAAGGATAGGCTTTACTGAGGACTTTAAATTCGGGATCAACCCCAATGGCGATCCCTTCGAGGGTCACCATCGAACGGATGATTAAGGCATAGTAGGCAGGTACTTTAAAGGGAAATTCATACATAATTCCCGACATTTGGTCGGTGATACTTTTAAAATTCAACTCGGCGACACTGGCCCCCAGGGCATTGTTAAAAACAGTACTCAGGGCCGGAATGATGGGGGTTAAATCTGTGTCTGGCTTGAGAAAGTCGAGTTTAACGTAGTCATGGGCAAGGGACTCAAAATCTCGATTCACGAGGTGAACAACGGCTTCGATCAATCCATAGCGTTGGTAGGGCTCGATGGTGCTCATCATGCCGAAATCTAGGTAGGCAAGGCGGCCGTCATCGAGGGCTAATAGGTTGCCGGGGTGGGGATCGGCGTGGAAAAAGCCAAATTCTAGTAATTGTCGGAGGGAGCATTCTACCCCTACTTCTACCAGGTGAGTTGCATCGATGCCTTTTGCAGCAACTTCTTTGAGGTTGGTGAGCTTAGTGCCATCGAGCCATTCCATCGTGAGGACTCTTGTCCCTGTGTACTCCCAGTAAATTTTGGGGACATAGATTTCTTTCATGCCGCCGTAGCATTGCTGAAACCGTTCAGCGTTACGCCCTTCTTGGGAATAATTCATTTCTTCAAAAATGCGGGCAGCAAATTCGTCGGTGATCCCGATGAGATCGGAGCGGACTTGCTTGATGTTGTTCTGGAGCCAGCGGGCGATGCGCCGCATGATGAAGATATCTAGGTTAATCCGTTGTTGGAGGTCGGGGCGTTGGACTTTGACGGCAACTTTTTCGCCGGTTTTTAGACGCGCTTGGTACACTTGGCCGAGGGATGCGGCCGCGAGGGGATGGTCTGAAATCTCAGCATAAATTTCTTCTGGGGGTTGGCCCAATTCTTCTTCGATAAAGCGGAAGGCGATCGCATTCGGGAAAGAAGGCAATTGGTCCTGTAGGCTGGTGAGTTCTGAGAGATAAACGGGGGGGACAAGGTCGGGGCGAGTGGAGAGGGCTTGGCCGATTTTGATGTAGGTGGGGCCGAGCTTCGTGAGGATTCGCTTTAGTTGGTCCGCTTGTTGTTTTTGGGTTTTGGGATTTTTATTGGTGCCGATCGCCTTGGCCCACCAGATATTGATCAGGAGACTACTAAAACTGGTGATGATTGTGAGGAGGCGCCCCAAAACGGCAAAGGGCTCATTTTTATACCGAGCTTCGATCGCCTCAGGATTGTAACGCCATGTTTCGGACGCCAGGGGATTTGGCTCGGTGACTGGGGTCGCGGGGGTGCGAGTCTGGTATGGCATAGTTTATCCGATGCGATCGCCTACGGTGAAATGGATTGCATTGTAAATGATTGTAACAAATGTTTTTGAGCTACTCATCTACGGCAAAACAACTGTAGGCGATCGGGATCACAAAATGCGCTAGTTGGCGATGGCACTCGCAGATCTCGCATTCAAGGGAGATTGGCGATCGCCCGTGTCACTCAAACGCTGATTCTGAAGAATATTCACCGCTTTCAGAAACTGGGGATCGGCGCTTGTCCCGATCAAACTGGGGTTGAGACGCAGCTGGGTAAACTGCTCATCATTGAGTTCGACCGTGACATCGGGGTTTACACCATTGAGGTTAATGCTCAAGCCACTGGGGGGGTAGTAACGAGCGATGGTTACCGCCAAACCAGAGCCATTGGAAAGCTCATGGACCGATTGTACAGTCCCCTTACCGTAGGTACGTGTCCCCACCAGGGTGGCCCGTCGATTATCCTTGAGAGCTGCGGCG
The nucleotide sequence above comes from [Synechococcus] sp. NIES-970. Encoded proteins:
- a CDS encoding ABC1 family domain protein, translating into MPYQTRTPATPVTEPNPLASETWRYNPEAIEARYKNEPFAVLGRLLTIITSFSSLLINIWWAKAIGTNKNPKTQKQQADQLKRILTKLGPTYIKIGQALSTRPDLVPPVYLSELTSLQDQLPSFPNAIAFRFIEEELGQPPEEIYAEISDHPLAAASLGQVYQARLKTGEKVAVKVQRPDLQQRINLDIFIMRRIARWLQNNIKQVRSDLIGITDEFAARIFEEMNYSQEGRNAERFQQCYGGMKEIYVPKIYWEYTGTRVLTMEWLDGTKLTNLKEVAAKGIDATHLVEVGVECSLRQLLEFGFFHADPHPGNLLALDDGRLAYLDFGMMSTIEPYQRYGLIEAVVHLVNRDFESLAHDYVKLDFLKPDTDLTPIIPALSTVFNNALGASVAELNFKSITDQMSGIMYEFPFKVPAYYALIIRSMVTLEGIAIGVDPEFKVLSKAYPYVAKRLLTDNSPELRHSLKDLLFKDGSFRWNRLENLLNNAKDSAEYDLKGAVNQGIDYIFSERGEFIRERLAEEIIQSVDVLGRNTFQNITSLLQEQLGQKPIQSRSGTMGAEDRANLVHIQNIWRILQETPDFDPMFILPLIPKVLMKPETQQLGQKIAEGLLQRVAARFIRNVLLADQPSGNKSTAHEVMRYRGPLPLPKSALR